The following proteins are encoded in a genomic region of Moorena sp. SIOASIH:
- the proB gene encoding glutamate 5-kinase, translated as MTNQKIVVKVGTSSLTQPATGQLALSTIAALVETLTRLRSEGHQVVLVTSGAVGIGCGRLGLTSRPNTLPLKQAIAAVGQGRLMRIYDDLFSNLNQPIAQILLSRRDFVQRSCYVNAYATFRELLQLGVIPVVNENDTVAVDELKFGDNDTLSALVASLIESDWLFLLTDVDRLYSADPRKVPDAEPIISVNSIEELTELEVQADDSGSGWGTGGMVTKVAAARIATNAGVRTVITEGRCPDNIERILQGESLGTQFAPQAQTNKARKHWIAYSLVPAGKLYLDNGALKAVCDGGKSLLAAGITRIEGDFRSSDAVELCDSNGTEIARGLVNYNSNELHKIRGHKSEQILTILGYKGAETVVHRDNLVLMN; from the coding sequence ATGACCAATCAAAAGATAGTTGTCAAAGTCGGCACATCTAGTTTAACTCAACCAGCAACAGGTCAGTTGGCCCTATCCACTATTGCAGCCCTAGTGGAAACACTTACTCGGCTGCGTTCTGAAGGTCATCAAGTGGTACTGGTTACCTCTGGCGCTGTGGGGATTGGCTGTGGGCGACTGGGGTTAACATCACGACCGAATACACTCCCTCTCAAACAAGCGATCGCAGCAGTTGGTCAAGGACGGCTGATGCGGATATATGATGACTTATTTAGCAACCTCAACCAACCTATTGCTCAGATTCTCCTCAGCCGCCGAGATTTTGTACAGCGTAGTTGCTATGTTAATGCCTATGCTACCTTTCGGGAGCTACTCCAGCTGGGGGTGATCCCAGTGGTGAATGAAAATGATACTGTTGCCGTAGATGAACTTAAATTTGGGGATAACGATACCCTTAGCGCCTTAGTAGCTAGTTTGATTGAATCGGATTGGTTGTTTTTACTAACTGATGTGGATAGACTTTACTCAGCAGACCCCCGTAAGGTACCGGATGCTGAACCAATTATTTCAGTCAATAGCATTGAGGAGTTAACTGAACTAGAGGTACAAGCTGATGACTCAGGCTCTGGTTGGGGCACTGGTGGGATGGTAACCAAAGTGGCTGCTGCCCGAATTGCTACCAATGCTGGGGTTAGAACTGTAATCACTGAAGGACGATGTCCGGATAACATTGAAAGAATTTTACAGGGTGAATCCCTGGGCACCCAGTTTGCCCCCCAAGCTCAAACCAATAAAGCCCGCAAGCACTGGATTGCGTACAGTTTAGTGCCAGCAGGGAAACTCTATCTTGATAATGGAGCGTTAAAGGCAGTTTGTGATGGGGGCAAATCTCTATTAGCAGCTGGTATTACTCGCATAGAGGGGGATTTTCGCTCATCAGATGCCGTAGAGCTATGTGACAGCAATGGTACGGAAATTGCTAGGGGATTGGTGAACTACAACAGTAATGAATTACATAAGATTCGAGGGCATAAATCCGAACAAATCCTGACTATTTTGGGTTACAAGGGGGCAGAAACTGTGGTTCATCGGGATAATTTGGTCCTGATGAATTAG
- a CDS encoding class I SAM-dependent methyltransferase has product MSQIVTELTGVPRTLLLPLRGRADEQSNPHPLFQDPLAVEWLKLAGWDQELEKFYSKSAKTGSIIAAIRTYQHDQIASGHIANHSHPVVVELGAGLSSRFHRIGQNAYRWFELDLPMVTELRSKLDTQTEQHQFISASVMDFDWMNNLPNVEPENILFIAEGLLAYFEVNEVQQLLSMMRSRFPGATLDVEVIGNYAKMFSKRFSQIGAPLKWFVKNEQDLNAMGLQVVNTWSIYQLHQERWPWQWQLLLKFLTQFTYFRNTYLIVETKL; this is encoded by the coding sequence ATGTCTCAAATTGTTACTGAACTAACAGGTGTACCTCGCACCCTACTTTTACCACTCAGGGGACGAGCTGATGAACAATCAAATCCTCATCCACTGTTTCAAGATCCACTAGCTGTTGAGTGGTTAAAACTCGCGGGTTGGGATCAAGAGCTAGAGAAATTTTATTCTAAAAGTGCTAAAACTGGTAGTATTATAGCTGCTATCCGAACTTACCAGCATGATCAAATAGCATCTGGTCATATTGCCAACCATTCCCATCCAGTTGTAGTGGAATTGGGAGCTGGATTATCTAGTCGTTTTCACCGTATTGGACAGAATGCTTATCGTTGGTTTGAACTAGATTTGCCCATGGTAACTGAATTGCGCTCTAAGTTAGATACACAGACAGAACAGCATCAGTTTATTAGTGCTTCAGTTATGGATTTTGACTGGATGAATAATTTGCCCAACGTAGAACCAGAAAACATTTTATTTATTGCAGAAGGCTTACTAGCCTACTTTGAGGTAAATGAAGTCCAGCAACTTCTATCTATGATGCGCTCTCGTTTTCCAGGTGCAACCTTAGATGTGGAAGTTATAGGAAATTATGCCAAGATGTTTAGTAAAAGGTTCTCTCAAATTGGAGCTCCCCTAAAGTGGTTTGTGAAAAACGAACAAGACTTAAACGCTATGGGATTGCAAGTAGTCAATACTTGGTCTATCTATCAGCTACATCAAGAACGTTGGCCTTGGCAATGGCAACTACTTTTGAAATTCCTTACCCAATTTACCTATTTTCGTAATACTTATCTAATTGTGGAAACTAAGTTATAG
- the proX gene encoding glycine betaine/L-proline ABC transporter substrate-binding protein ProX — protein MTIRKINKFICAILAAALCLSLIACGAQTPNGSQSTAGKGVKVSSASSVSTYALFVSEIINIGLEKVGYKPAAIKQLSIPLAHISVRNGDIDFYSVHWQNIHKKFFLQNGGDQKLERVGVIIADGLQSYQIDKKTAEQYKITNLEQLKDPKIAKLFDSDGDGKANLTGCNPGWGCELVIEHQLDAYKLRDTVEHDQGNYDVLLAATLGRYKQGQPILFYSYSPHWSVTVLKPGEDTIRLEVPFISLPKEQENITEKDTTINGKNVGFAVDKVRVMANKKFLAANPAAKRLFELMTVPIDDVNAQQKLVQDGESSPKDIRRHAEEWIKKNQELFDSWVESAKKAATN, from the coding sequence ATGACCATCAGGAAAATTAATAAATTTATTTGTGCTATCTTAGCAGCAGCTTTATGCCTCAGTTTAATCGCCTGTGGAGCACAGACCCCAAATGGGAGTCAATCCACAGCAGGTAAAGGAGTCAAGGTCAGTTCTGCATCCTCCGTTTCCACCTATGCCTTATTTGTTTCCGAAATCATCAATATTGGTTTGGAAAAAGTTGGTTATAAACCTGCAGCAATCAAACAACTTAGTATTCCCCTGGCACACATTTCTGTCAGGAATGGAGACATAGATTTTTACAGTGTTCATTGGCAAAATATACACAAAAAATTCTTTTTACAAAACGGTGGTGACCAAAAATTAGAACGGGTGGGGGTAATTATTGCTGATGGTTTGCAAAGCTATCAGATAGATAAAAAAACTGCTGAACAATACAAAATCACTAATTTGGAACAACTAAAAGACCCCAAGATTGCCAAGCTTTTTGACTCTGATGGAGATGGCAAAGCTAACTTAACTGGTTGTAATCCAGGTTGGGGGTGTGAGTTGGTAATTGAACATCAGCTGGATGCTTACAAGTTGCGAGATACCGTTGAACATGACCAAGGCAACTATGATGTGCTCTTAGCCGCCACATTGGGTCGCTATAAACAAGGACAACCTATTTTATTTTATAGCTATAGTCCCCACTGGTCAGTGACAGTATTAAAGCCAGGAGAAGATACCATTAGATTAGAGGTTCCTTTTATTTCACTACCTAAAGAACAGGAAAATATAACAGAAAAAGATACTACTATTAACGGAAAAAATGTCGGTTTTGCTGTGGATAAAGTTCGGGTGATGGCAAACAAGAAATTTTTAGCAGCCAATCCAGCTGCCAAACGCCTGTTTGAGTTGATGACGGTTCCAATTGACGATGTGAATGCTCAACAAAAACTGGTACAAGATGGTGAAAGTAGCCCAAAAGATATTCGCCGCCATGCCGAAGAATGGATAAAGAAAAATCAGGAACTCTTTGATAGTTGGGTAGAATCAGCCAAAAAGGCAGCCACGAATTAA